Proteins encoded by one window of Candidatus Odinarchaeum yellowstonii:
- a CDS encoding nucleotidyltransferase domain-containing protein — protein sequence MLILFGDQVIDFIKSKLPVLDENITEIIVFGSYARGDYTPQSDIDLLLITKNIKASEKIFSELRTSILMNFEVVVSAIYYTPELFKKSIKTGIPLVKTILKEGKTVWRRNGT from the coding sequence ATGCTGATTTTATTCGGCGACCAAGTTATCGATTTTATTAAGAGTAAACTCCCAGTTTTAGATGAAAATATTACTGAAATTATTGTTTTCGGAAGCTACGCCCGGGGAGATTACACTCCTCAAAGCGACATCGACCTATTATTAATAACTAAAAACATTAAAGCGTCTGAAAAAATATTCTCAGAGTTAAGAACCAGTATACTAATGAATTTTGAGGTAGTAGTGTCAGCAATATATTATACACCTGAATTATTCAAAAAATCCATTAAGACAGGGATACCGCTCGTGAAAACGATTTTAAAGGAGGGTAAAACGGTTTGGAGAAGAAACGGAACCTAA
- a CDS encoding HEPN domain-containing protein yields MEKKRNLIEIAFKLLEKAEKKIESSKLLLDHELIEDSISRAYYAAFLAAKAALLILGEEPKTHQRTLILFGLKLVKKGLLPEILGRYLSDLLEKRQAADYAAITYLSKDDGSELIMKSEKIIQEIKAFLTSSLKKSKSLV; encoded by the coding sequence TTGGAGAAGAAACGGAACCTAATAGAAATAGCATTTAAACTATTAGAAAAAGCTGAAAAAAAAATTGAAAGCAGCAAACTCCTCTTAGACCATGAACTTATCGAAGACTCTATAAGTAGAGCTTACTACGCTGCGTTCTTAGCAGCTAAAGCTGCCTTGCTTATTTTAGGTGAGGAGCCTAAAACTCATCAGAGAACCCTGATTTTATTCGGGTTAAAACTAGTTAAAAAAGGGTTATTGCCTGAAATACTAGGCAGGTATTTATCAGATCTATTAGAAAAAAGACAGGCTGCGGATTACGCGGCTATAACATATTTGTCAAAGGATGATGGCAGCGAGCTAATAATGAAATCAGAGAAAATTATTCAAGAAATAAAAGCGTTTTTAACTTCCAGTTTAAAAAAAAGCAAAAGTCTAGTATAA
- a CDS encoding SWIM zinc finger family protein has product MSDECEKYFKELADRKVLTLQMLKFFSEYYGERFWKALKAVVDGLIKKYVFTPSNRVEWIIIGKKRDYLIVSELYCSCQDFYMNVVLRKNAVICYHLLARRLAEALDCFEEIRVEDNKYEKFMCEWREIEDS; this is encoded by the coding sequence ATGAGCGATGAGTGTGAGAAATATTTCAAGGAATTGGCTGATAGAAAAGTTTTAACCTTACAGATGCTTAAATTTTTTTCAGAATATTACGGTGAAAGATTCTGGAAAGCGCTTAAAGCTGTTGTGGATGGTTTAATAAAAAAATATGTTTTCACGCCGAGTAACAGAGTGGAGTGGATTATAATAGGTAAAAAAAGAGATTATTTAATTGTCTCTGAGCTTTACTGCAGCTGCCAGGATTTCTATATGAATGTGGTTTTAAGAAAAAACGCTGTTATCTGCTATCACCTACTAGCTAGGCGGTTAGCTGAAGCCTTAGACTGCTTCGAGGAGATTAGAGTTGAAGATAACAAGTACGAAAAGTTTATGTGTGAGTGGCGAGAGATTGAAGATAGTTGA
- the mptA gene encoding GTP cyclohydrolase MptA, protein MDVHDYSPKFKTDINRVGAECIRLILKTRRTGAINVLYPSINLYVNLPFYMKGVHISRSLTSIYDVLEDFKNKPVRYLEGFCYKIAKALLKKHEYSTLSEVYLSSDYYISRRAPVTDNISDEYCKIYASASAERLNSGIKDRRFIGAEIVGLTYCPCLVEGLKEEFHNRLLKVFNLSEDLTKRIVEATPLASHNQRCRVYALIETSNKAHVDLDDLIDILISAPSAATFSILKREDELHLIKKAAERAMFVEDVLREVSYNIVKRFYYMPDDFTVRIHVESEESIHKYNLVCENKTNFKKLREAFNQL, encoded by the coding sequence TTGGACGTTCACGACTATTCGCCTAAGTTTAAAACGGATATTAACAGGGTTGGTGCGGAATGCATTCGGTTAATATTAAAGACGCGAAGGACTGGGGCCATCAATGTTCTTTACCCTTCTATAAATCTATACGTTAATCTCCCTTTTTACATGAAAGGCGTTCATATTTCTAGGAGTTTAACTTCGATCTACGATGTTCTAGAGGATTTTAAAAATAAACCTGTTCGATATCTTGAGGGCTTCTGTTATAAAATCGCTAAAGCTCTTCTAAAAAAACACGAGTACTCAACTCTATCAGAGGTTTATTTAAGCTCTGACTATTATATTTCACGCCGCGCGCCTGTAACTGATAATATTTCAGACGAGTATTGTAAGATTTACGCTTCAGCTTCAGCTGAGCGTTTAAACAGTGGAATTAAAGATAGAAGGTTCATCGGAGCTGAAATAGTCGGGTTAACTTACTGCCCCTGTTTAGTGGAGGGGTTAAAAGAGGAATTTCATAATCGCCTCTTAAAAGTCTTCAATTTAAGCGAGGATTTAACTAAACGCATCGTTGAAGCAACACCTTTAGCCTCTCATAATCAGCGGTGCCGAGTATACGCTTTAATAGAAACCTCTAATAAGGCACATGTCGATTTAGATGATTTAATCGATATCTTAATCTCAGCGCCCAGCGCAGCCACTTTTTCAATACTTAAACGAGAGGACGAGCTTCACCTTATAAAGAAAGCAGCGGAGCGCGCTATGTTTGTTGAAGATGTTTTAAGAGAAGTCTCCTATAATATAGTTAAACGCTTCTATTATATGCCAGATGATTTCACCGTTCGCATTCATGTTGAAAGTGAGGAGAGCATCCACAAATATAATCTAGTCTGCGAGAATAAAACTAATTTTAAAAAACTTAGAGAAGCTTTCAACCAACTATAA
- a CDS encoding DUF86 domain-containing protein yields the protein MINADLNLGVPKKDEDIINNLKMNNIISDEIAHKLKTMKVFRNILVHRYGEIDDALAFKILTKNLNDFKIFIDVVNKLLKQVK from the coding sequence ATAATCAACGCAGACTTAAACCTAGGTGTTCCCAAAAAAGATGAAGATATAATAAACAATCTAAAAATGAATAATATTATTTCAGATGAAATTGCACATAAACTAAAAACCATGAAGGTTTTCAGAAACATACTAGTTCACAGGTACGGTGAAATAGATGATGCGCTTGCATTCAAAATATTAACAAAGAACCTTAACGACTTCAAAATATTCATCGACGTGGTAAATAAACTTCTAAAGCAAGTAAAATAA
- a CDS encoding site-specific DNA-methyltransferase, protein METEHILLFQDSRDLSNISSNSVDLIVTSPPYPMVVMWDNLFSTLNNNISSALHRGDGDLAFELMHKELDKVWVESYRVLKPGGMACIIIGDSTRTVNGDFQLFTSHTRITSKCLTLGFKALPVIIWRKQTNAPNKFMGSGMLPTGAYVTLEHEYILIFRKNSKRIFKTVKDKRKRDESAYFWEERNKWFSDVWLDLKGVKQNLKNSKLRDRSAAYPFELAYRLINMFSIKDDTVLDPFLGTATTTLAAIASQRNSIGVELDSTLQNHIINKILNSKNSLNTYIEERLQRHMSFIQQYIESHGEPKYINQNYGFPVVTRQEEKIKFPTIKRIFQKEPCKIIVEYS, encoded by the coding sequence ATGGAGACTGAACATATTTTATTATTCCAAGATTCACGCGATTTAAGTAATATTAGTAGTAACTCTGTTGATTTAATTGTAACCTCCCCACCCTACCCTATGGTTGTTATGTGGGATAATTTATTCTCAACTTTAAACAATAATATTTCAAGTGCACTCCACAGAGGTGATGGCGATTTAGCCTTTGAATTAATGCATAAAGAATTAGACAAAGTTTGGGTTGAATCTTACCGGGTTTTAAAACCAGGTGGAATGGCTTGCATCATAATCGGGGATTCTACTAGAACAGTTAACGGTGATTTTCAACTATTCACCTCACATACTAGAATAACATCTAAATGTTTAACTTTAGGGTTCAAAGCTTTACCAGTAATAATATGGCGTAAACAGACAAACGCTCCTAATAAGTTTATGGGATCCGGGATGCTGCCCACAGGTGCATACGTGACCTTAGAACATGAATACATACTCATATTCAGAAAAAACAGTAAAAGAATTTTTAAAACAGTAAAAGATAAAAGGAAACGTGATGAAAGCGCATACTTCTGGGAGGAGCGTAACAAATGGTTCTCAGACGTTTGGCTAGATCTTAAAGGGGTTAAACAGAATTTAAAAAACAGTAAACTAAGAGATAGAAGCGCGGCTTATCCTTTCGAATTAGCTTATCGACTGATAAACATGTTCTCAATTAAAGATGACACTGTTTTAGACCCTTTCCTAGGAACAGCTACTACCACTCTCGCTGCTATAGCTTCCCAGCGAAACAGTATAGGCGTTGAATTAGATTCAACTCTTCAAAACCATATAATAAATAAAATATTAAATTCCAAAAACTCTTTAAACACTTATATCGAGGAAAGACTTCAAAGGCATATGAGTTTTATTCAACAATATATAGAAAGCCACGGTGAACCCAAATACATTAATCAAAACTACGGTTTCCCTGTAGTTACAAGACAAGAGGAGAAAATAAAATTCCCCACAATTAAAAGAATATTTCAAAAAGAACCCTGTAAAATTATAGTCGAATACAGTTAA
- a CDS encoding DUF86 domain-containing protein gives MLESIRKESKNEFLSNPTLSSAAEGNLQMIIEVLLDLGNHVIRKNNYSAPEKYTDIFEILCDRKILPEEKKDELIKLAKFRNILVHLYTKIDKAQVYDILQNNFTLFKETAAQLIKNLQ, from the coding sequence ATGCTTGAATCAATCAGGAAAGAATCTAAAAACGAATTCTTGTCAAATCCAACTCTGTCAAGTGCGGCTGAAGGAAACCTGCAAATGATTATAGAAGTACTTCTTGATTTAGGGAACCATGTAATTAGAAAAAACAATTACTCCGCTCCTGAAAAATACACTGACATCTTTGAAATACTTTGCGACCGCAAAATACTACCAGAAGAAAAAAAAGACGAGCTAATTAAACTAGCTAAATTCCGAAACATACTTGTACACCTGTACACTAAAATTGATAAAGCCCAAGTCTACGATATATTACAAAATAATTTCACACTGTTCAAAGAAACCGCTGCTCAACTAATTAAAAACCTACAGTAA
- a CDS encoding nucleotidyltransferase domain-containing protein gives MLDNLIAVALEKIKKLEGFEKVEFIILYGSSLKNQVREGSDIDLCIYFNASPEEAEEFRLRALSEVANDLFDIQIFNNLPLYVQIEVLDGKILYVKDLIFLYDVAYKTIREFDDFKPRFYDYIGEEALR, from the coding sequence GTGTTAGATAATTTAATTGCAGTAGCTTTAGAGAAAATTAAAAAGCTGGAAGGCTTTGAGAAAGTGGAGTTTATTATCTTATACGGTTCTAGTTTAAAAAATCAGGTGAGAGAGGGTTCTGATATTGATCTCTGTATTTATTTTAATGCAAGCCCTGAGGAGGCTGAGGAATTCCGGCTTAGAGCTCTCTCAGAGGTTGCCAACGATTTATTTGATATTCAAATCTTCAATAACCTCCCACTGTATGTTCAAATAGAAGTATTAGATGGTAAAATACTCTACGTGAAAGACCTTATCTTCCTATATGATGTCGCATATAAAACTATTAGAGAATTCGACGATTTCAAACCCCGATTCTACGATTACATCGGCGAAGAGGCTTTAAGATGA
- a CDS encoding site-specific DNA-methyltransferase yields MVNCLYFKLFDNIKSEHEAGELARLELESLFGEVTPIKNFYDSLAQDPLKLFTGELIRIQDIILHELPYGVIQGYQGFKNQLIDLTPLVKRLAYTREIFLITDRSESSIQILQKIFPDGVIGKNVQYFEEDDKVLFRFITNQYFLEKSFYISKLSRNEVEIDRNVEILFSHLNKNIYRIPSSVTLNVGKRLEDYFSIREEPSLYLNHYMHPYKGKFHPKMVRALLNYVCPQQNGKVMDNFAGSGTLLVEAQYLGLDSLGAEINPLSVLMCNVKCQCITINLKELKLGIQNYLNLLDNNIKYLETSQKGQSLLTPASIDFNKIRDQAAYIIKKYKERNNLKESEFLILKILVAKETLQHIGNQKMREFLLLAISGAVSDLARRTKNDFRIVLEKRISDLYLRLYLFHQINRVLKIKLGESVTYISDTRALKEIPDESIDGIITSPPYSTALDYIKNDYPQLIILGLAESIERLEEAMIGNPNVNYDRKQLLELVRNPDKDPLKTIPLAHKYVDNLLKAGRVKEALRQYKFYIDMEQTLKEMRRVLKPKAKAAIIIGDNHFLIDNQYIAVPNDQIIQQIAQQVGYKIHKTIERPLQKTSVGNIREETILILEKD; encoded by the coding sequence ATGGTTAACTGTCTTTACTTTAAACTATTTGATAATATTAAAAGTGAACATGAAGCTGGAGAGCTAGCCCGATTAGAATTGGAGAGCCTTTTTGGAGAAGTTACCCCTATTAAAAACTTTTATGACTCTCTCGCTCAAGATCCGCTTAAATTGTTCACCGGTGAACTTATTAGAATTCAAGATATTATTCTTCATGAACTTCCATACGGCGTAATACAGGGATATCAAGGATTTAAAAACCAGCTAATAGATTTAACGCCTTTAGTGAAGAGACTTGCTTATACCCGTGAAATATTTTTAATAACCGACCGCTCTGAATCATCTATTCAAATACTTCAGAAAATATTCCCTGACGGTGTTATAGGTAAAAACGTTCAATATTTTGAGGAGGATGATAAAGTCCTGTTTAGATTTATCACTAATCAATACTTTCTAGAAAAATCTTTTTATATTTCTAAGCTTAGCAGGAATGAGGTTGAAATAGATCGGAATGTAGAAATATTATTCTCTCATTTAAATAAAAATATTTATCGTATACCGTCATCTGTCACTTTAAATGTGGGTAAAAGACTTGAAGATTATTTTTCTATAAGAGAGGAACCGTCACTATATCTTAACCATTATATGCACCCTTATAAAGGAAAGTTTCACCCTAAAATGGTAAGAGCTCTCTTAAACTATGTCTGTCCCCAGCAGAATGGAAAGGTTATGGATAATTTCGCTGGAAGCGGAACCCTGCTGGTTGAAGCACAATACCTAGGCTTAGACAGTTTAGGGGCAGAAATAAACCCCCTTTCCGTTTTAATGTGTAATGTTAAATGCCAGTGTATAACGATAAATCTTAAAGAACTTAAATTAGGAATTCAAAACTACCTTAACCTGTTAGATAACAATATTAAATATTTAGAAACCTCTCAGAAAGGTCAAAGCCTATTAACACCAGCCAGCATTGATTTTAATAAAATAAGAGACCAAGCCGCTTACATAATTAAAAAATACAAGGAACGTAACAATCTTAAAGAAAGTGAATTTCTTATTCTAAAAATACTTGTTGCTAAAGAAACTCTTCAACATATAGGAAACCAGAAGATGAGGGAATTTCTACTTTTAGCTATAAGTGGGGCTGTAAGCGATCTAGCCCGCAGAACAAAAAACGACTTTCGAATTGTGTTAGAGAAAAGAATATCCGATCTTTATTTACGCTTATACCTTTTCCACCAAATCAATAGGGTATTGAAAATAAAACTTGGTGAATCCGTCACTTATATTTCAGACACCAGAGCGCTTAAGGAAATACCGGATGAATCTATAGATGGCATAATCACCTCCCCCCCGTATTCAACCGCCTTAGACTATATTAAAAACGATTACCCCCAGTTAATAATACTCGGCTTAGCTGAATCGATAGAAAGATTAGAAGAAGCGATGATAGGCAATCCTAATGTCAACTATGACCGGAAACAACTTTTAGAATTAGTAAGAAACCCTGATAAAGATCCTTTGAAAACCATCCCGCTAGCTCATAAATACGTTGATAATTTATTGAAAGCAGGTCGTGTTAAAGAAGCTCTTCGACAGTATAAATTCTACATTGACATGGAGCAAACCTTGAAAGAAATGCGCCGCGTACTAAAACCTAAAGCTAAAGCAGCAATCATAATCGGTGATAATCACTTCTTAATCGACAATCAATATATTGCTGTGCCAAACGACCAAATAATCCAGCAAATAGCGCAGCAAGTCGGCTATAAAATACATAAAACCATTGAAAGACCATTACAAAAAACCAGTGTAGGAAACATAAGAGAAGAAACTATACTTATTTTAGAAAAAGATTAA
- a CDS encoding M23 family metallopeptidase: protein MNRKRAAALGVSIIIICVTAFTVWNLLTSIPDALPEGQNPELMLPLYDYSHLDVIQAYGQIRPDYFHPGFDFGVNDTTVIVAPCDAYVTYINSWYNDKSGHWQTNVGLRLNSKWRIDIVFESWAENETYGALQFQAIIVRVGQFVAANQTIGNLLCHGSYAHIHFGLYFNEEAVCPYPYFTPSAQSTFQELYMKVGQPAGDWCIIP, encoded by the coding sequence ATGAATCGGAAGAGGGCTGCAGCTTTGGGGGTTTCGATAATAATTATATGTGTGACGGCGTTTACAGTCTGGAATTTATTAACCAGTATCCCGGATGCTCTTCCTGAAGGTCAAAACCCCGAGCTAATGCTACCATTATATGATTATTCTCATTTAGATGTGATACAAGCATATGGGCAGATTCGCCCTGACTATTTCCATCCGGGATTTGATTTCGGGGTTAATGATACCACTGTCATAGTAGCCCCCTGCGATGCGTATGTAACGTATATTAATTCTTGGTATAATGATAAAAGTGGGCACTGGCAAACTAATGTTGGTCTGAGATTGAATAGTAAGTGGCGTATAGATATAGTTTTTGAGTCCTGGGCTGAAAATGAAACGTATGGAGCTCTACAATTCCAGGCGATAATTGTAAGGGTGGGTCAATTTGTAGCCGCCAACCAGACGATTGGTAATTTACTATGCCACGGCAGCTACGCCCACATCCACTTCGGATTATACTTTAACGAGGAGGCAGTCTGCCCTTATCCTTACTTTACACCTAGTGCTCAAAGCACATTCCAGGAATTGTATATGAAGGTTGGTCAACCAGCAGGGGACTGGTGTATTATTCCATAA
- a CDS encoding NAD(P)/FAD-dependent oxidoreductase gives MDYDVIIIGAGPAGMFAAYELAKNSNLKTLIIDRGHDVDKRICPISTYSLCTKCNPCNVMAGVGGAGTLSSGLLNLRPDIGGDITSLVKDEEEAYKLVKYVDDIFLSFGAPTEIYEPSPKDIEELSRKAAAVGIEFVPIPQRHMGTDKSPEVIKNMKNYLVEKSVRFMLKTDVTAIEPHKVTLRSGEQLTCKYILAAPGRVGAEWMKQQGKNLGIHTSHMPIDVGVRVEIPAVVLAPIYNIARDPKFHIYTDTYDDFVRTFCVNHRGFVVEEVYDGFVGVNGHAMVGQKSSNSNFAFLVRVALTEPLEDTTAYALSIAHQASILGGKRPILQRLGDLKHGNRSTWERIRRSNVKPTMTSVTPGDIAMALPHRILTDITEGLEKLDAVMPGVDSPTTLLYAPEIKFSANRFPVDSNLETTVEDLFVAGDGVGLSRGLVQAAATGIIAARGIINKHSK, from the coding sequence TTGGATTATGACGTGATTATTATCGGCGCGGGCCCAGCTGGAATGTTCGCAGCTTACGAGTTAGCTAAAAACTCTAATCTGAAAACACTTATAATAGATCGAGGTCACGATGTTGATAAAAGAATATGTCCTATCTCCACATACTCCCTGTGCACTAAATGCAATCCATGTAATGTGATGGCCGGCGTCGGCGGCGCGGGGACATTATCTAGCGGCCTTCTTAATCTAAGGCCGGATATAGGCGGGGATATTACAAGTCTTGTAAAAGATGAAGAAGAAGCTTACAAGCTTGTAAAATATGTTGACGATATTTTTCTATCATTCGGAGCCCCCACAGAGATCTACGAGCCCAGTCCTAAAGATATTGAAGAGCTCTCTAGAAAAGCAGCTGCTGTGGGAATAGAGTTCGTCCCAATCCCGCAAAGACATATGGGAACAGATAAATCCCCTGAAGTTATTAAAAACATGAAAAACTATTTAGTTGAAAAAAGCGTCCGATTCATGCTGAAAACCGACGTAACCGCGATAGAACCTCACAAGGTTACTTTAAGATCTGGCGAACAATTAACATGTAAATATATTCTAGCTGCTCCTGGTAGAGTCGGAGCTGAATGGATGAAACAGCAAGGTAAGAATCTAGGCATTCATACAAGCCATATGCCTATCGACGTGGGTGTGAGAGTAGAAATCCCGGCTGTTGTCTTGGCGCCTATTTATAACATAGCCAGGGATCCTAAATTCCATATTTATACAGATACATATGATGACTTTGTTAGAACATTCTGTGTAAACCATCGCGGCTTTGTAGTCGAAGAAGTTTACGACGGGTTTGTAGGCGTGAACGGTCATGCTATGGTCGGTCAAAAATCATCTAATAGCAATTTCGCTTTCCTAGTACGCGTTGCGTTAACGGAACCTTTAGAGGATACAACAGCATACGCTTTATCCATAGCGCATCAAGCCTCAATATTAGGTGGTAAACGTCCTATTCTTCAAAGGCTAGGTGATCTAAAGCATGGTAATCGATCCACATGGGAGAGAATAAGGAGAAGTAATGTGAAACCGACTATGACATCTGTGACACCGGGAGACATCGCCATGGCTTTACCTCATCGAATTTTAACAGATATAACTGAAGGGCTTGAAAAATTAGACGCTGTTATGCCGGGTGTTGACAGTCCAACTACATTGCTATACGCGCCTGAAATAAAATTCTCTGCTAACAGATTCCCCGTTGATTCTAACTTAGAGACAACAGTTGAAGATCTATTCGTAGCAGGTGACGGTGTAGGACTTTCAAGAGGGCTTGTGCAAGCTGCTGCTACAGGAATAATCGCAGCCCGAGGTATAATAAACAAGCATTCTAAGTAA
- a CDS encoding isoprenylcysteine carboxylmethyltransferase family protein, giving the protein MNYISATPKIRKKVLFGYSLLFIIFFPLITFFGGTGFDILLGLPVWPLFPLNLVLGFTVMITGIVIGRKATLTLLKNGKGLPWGELIEEDSPKKLVKTGLYAHIRHPMTLGYCMLPAGMGLLFRSIGMSFFITLIIFTIMIIWLKTVEEPRLVKRFGLEYIEYRRKVPFIIPYPGRVWKNPNDKPPQSGKEADENVNKINLKS; this is encoded by the coding sequence ATGAATTATATAAGCGCTACACCTAAGATTAGAAAAAAAGTGCTTTTCGGTTACTCGCTGCTTTTTATCATATTCTTTCCTTTAATAACATTTTTCGGCGGAACAGGGTTTGATATATTACTAGGGTTACCAGTGTGGCCGCTCTTTCCGTTAAATCTAGTTTTAGGCTTTACTGTTATGATAACAGGTATAGTTATTGGACGGAAAGCGACTTTAACACTGCTTAAAAATGGGAAAGGCTTACCATGGGGGGAGTTGATAGAGGAGGATAGTCCTAAAAAACTTGTTAAAACAGGTTTATACGCTCATATACGCCATCCTATGACTTTAGGGTATTGTATGCTTCCAGCAGGTATGGGTTTATTATTTAGGTCTATAGGTATGAGTTTTTTCATCACTTTAATTATTTTCACGATTATGATTATATGGTTGAAAACGGTGGAAGAGCCTAGATTGGTTAAAAGATTCGGTTTAGAATACATAGAGTATAGGAGAAAAGTTCCGTTTATAATACCATACCCGGGAAGAGTGTGGAAGAACCCGAATGATAAACCACCGCAGTCTGGGAAAGAGGCAGATGAAAACGTGAATAAAATAAATTTAAAAAGTTGA
- a CDS encoding nucleotidyltransferase domain-containing protein: MDITLLKKISQKIGGETDSIDHIILFGSVAEGKEDVMSDVDLAFFLKGDYTLPDVIFELEDKFRKNLNYKFDIIILNQVGSALKYDIYTKGLALYYKNKDTFDEAYVRAVNEFLDFQYIFEQYYQKAYDYIVGDLTD, translated from the coding sequence ATGGATATCACTTTACTAAAAAAAATCTCTCAGAAAATAGGAGGGGAGACTGACTCGATCGACCATATTATACTATTCGGCTCTGTAGCTGAAGGTAAAGAGGATGTTATGAGCGATGTAGACTTAGCGTTTTTTCTAAAAGGAGACTACACTCTACCCGATGTCATCTTTGAATTAGAGGATAAATTTAGAAAAAACTTAAACTATAAATTCGATATAATAATATTAAACCAAGTGGGCTCAGCTTTAAAATACGATATATACACGAAAGGTCTCGCACTATACTATAAAAACAAAGATACTTTCGACGAAGCCTATGTGAGAGCCGTAAACGAATTCTTAGACTTCCAATACATATTCGAACAATACTATCAGAAAGCCTACGATTACATTGTAGGTGATTTAACTGATTAA
- a CDS encoding MGMT family protein, producing MKGCCTLTTGIFIKDIASAVEEAAKEGVKLDIPYWRTLKAGGYLNEKYPGGLEGHKKLLEGEGFKVSQRGRKYFVENYQNYLNRLS from the coding sequence GTGAAAGGGTGCTGCACTCTTACCACGGGGATATTCATCAAGGATATCGCGTCTGCTGTTGAAGAGGCTGCTAAGGAAGGTGTGAAACTGGATATTCCTTATTGGCGTACCTTGAAGGCTGGCGGTTACTTGAATGAGAAATACCCTGGCGGATTAGAAGGACATAAGAAGCTGCTTGAAGGAGAAGGATTCAAAGTCTCTCAGAGAGGGAGAAAATATTTTGTGGAAAACTATCAGAATTATTTAAACCGGTTGAGTTAA
- a CDS encoding class II glutamine amidotransferase: MDKSPKPEELAKQCKSSIIISHVRQKTKGEPKLTNTHPFAYGKWLFAHNGSVSGIDYLKEKISAAYKKHIHSETDSEALFIWLIQNIEQKGILDGLETGLKFIEDNFDKATSLNFLLTDGSKLYALRKAYIKQEYYSLYYLVRDPEHKPIYEYKSAETRQLIYSKLLNEEKAVIICSEKLTEDENWHLINNNTLLTVDGDLKISQIKL, from the coding sequence ATGGATAAAAGTCCAAAGCCAGAAGAGCTGGCAAAGCAGTGTAAGTCATCGATTATAATCTCACATGTTAGACAAAAAACTAAGGGGGAACCCAAGCTAACGAACACTCACCCATTTGCATATGGGAAATGGTTATTCGCTCATAACGGAAGTGTCAGTGGCATAGATTATCTTAAAGAAAAAATTTCCGCCGCATACAAGAAGCATATTCACAGTGAAACAGACTCCGAGGCACTATTCATATGGCTAATCCAAAACATAGAGCAAAAAGGTATCCTAGACGGCTTAGAAACAGGTTTAAAATTCATAGAAGATAATTTCGACAAAGCCACCAGCCTAAACTTCCTATTAACAGACGGCTCTAAACTGTATGCTTTAAGAAAAGCTTACATAAAACAAGAATATTATTCACTATACTATCTTGTAAGAGACCCTGAACACAAACCAATATATGAGTATAAATCCGCAGAAACCAGGCAACTAATCTACTCAAAACTACTCAATGAAGAAAAAGCCGTCATAATCTGCTCTGAAAAACTGACAGAAGATGAAAACTGGCACCTTATAAACAACAATACTCTTCTGACAGTTGACGGGGACCTCAAAATCTCTCAAATAAAACTATAA